In Desulfovibrio sp. UCD-KL4C, a single genomic region encodes these proteins:
- a CDS encoding enoyl-ACP reductase, translating into MLLEGKKALIFGVANEKSIAYGIAQQFKKQGAKLAFSYVNDAIKKRVEPISEELGGDFIFPCDVSSDENVANSAKFVKEQWGDIDILVHSVAFANREDLKKRYVETSRDGFHLALDVSSYSLVTLCNSYESLMKPGSSVMAMTYLGSSKVITNYNVMGVAKAALEASVRYLAYDLGEKGIRVNAISAGPIKTLASSGISGFKTIFSHIEERAPLHKNVTTEEVGKTATFLASDMSSGITGEVMFVDCGYNIMGI; encoded by the coding sequence ATGCTGCTGGAAGGAAAAAAAGCACTTATTTTCGGCGTGGCAAATGAAAAAAGCATTGCTTATGGAATTGCTCAACAATTCAAAAAGCAAGGTGCTAAACTTGCTTTCAGTTATGTAAATGACGCTATTAAAAAACGCGTTGAACCAATCAGCGAAGAATTAGGCGGAGATTTCATATTTCCTTGTGATGTTAGTAGTGATGAAAATGTAGCAAACTCAGCGAAATTTGTGAAAGAGCAATGGGGAGATATCGATATTCTCGTTCACTCTGTAGCTTTTGCAAACCGTGAGGACTTAAAGAAAAGATACGTCGAAACTTCACGTGACGGGTTCCACCTTGCTCTTGACGTGTCCTCTTACTCACTGGTTACACTGTGTAATTCTTACGAATCACTGATGAAACCAGGTTCATCTGTTATGGCTATGACATACCTTGGTTCTTCAAAAGTAATCACAAATTACAATGTAATGGGTGTTGCAAAAGCAGCTCTTGAAGCCAGCGTTCGCTATTTGGCATATGACCTTGGAGAAAAAGGTATCAGAGTAAATGCGATCAGCGCAGGACCGATTAAAACTCTGGCTTCATCCGGCATTTCTGGATTCAAAACTATTTTCTCTCACATTGAAGAACGCGCTCCATTGCATAAAAACGTAACCACTGAAGAAGTAGGTAAAACAGCAACCTTCTTAGCCTCAGATATGTCCAGCGGCATTACTGGGGAAGTTATGTTTGTTGACTGTGGTTATAATATTATGGGGATCTAG
- the rpsF gene encoding 30S ribosomal protein S6, translating to MLRKYEALLLLNPELANENRKEIVDGVVAIIEREGGKLDEIDDWGSRQLAYPVQNQTRGYYVRVVFNAPAPVVAELERNIRITDGIFKFVTVKLEDHAQVQEEA from the coding sequence ATGCTTAGAAAGTATGAAGCGCTTTTGCTTTTAAACCCCGAACTTGCGAATGAGAATCGTAAGGAAATCGTAGACGGGGTTGTTGCCATCATTGAACGTGAAGGCGGCAAACTCGACGAAATAGACGATTGGGGTTCTCGCCAGTTGGCTTATCCTGTACAGAATCAGACCCGTGGATACTATGTTCGTGTAGTTTTCAATGCACCAGCACCTGTTGTTGCAGAACTAGAACGCAATATTCGCATCACAGACGGGATTTTCAAGTTTGTTACTGTTAAACTTGAAGATCACGCTCAGGTTCAGGAGGAAGCATAA
- the rpsR gene encoding 30S ribosomal protein S18 yields MAFKKKFTPKRKFCRFCADKALPLDYKRPDILKDFVTERGKIIARRITGTCAKHQRRLTTEIKRSRQMALMLYTTVHSTDVKKKSI; encoded by the coding sequence ATGGCATTCAAGAAAAAATTCACACCAAAAAGGAAGTTTTGTCGTTTCTGCGCAGATAAAGCTCTTCCTCTCGATTATAAACGTCCTGACATTCTTAAGGACTTTGTTACCGAACGTGGCAAAATTATTGCCCGCAGAATTACTGGTACTTGTGCAAAACATCAGCGCCGCCTGACTACTGAAATCAAACGTTCCAGGCAGATGGCTCTTATGCTTTACACCACTGTGCATAGCACTGATGTCAAGAAAAAGAGCATCTAG